A genomic segment from Chanos chanos chromosome 2, fChaCha1.1, whole genome shotgun sequence encodes:
- the ets1 gene encoding protein C-ets-1 isoform X3: MTAAVDMKPTLSIMKSEKMDDLDCGDVPLLTPGSKEMMSQALKATFSGFTKEQQRLGIPKDPKQWTQAQVREWLTWTVNEFSLKNVDFHKFCMNGANLCALGKERFLDLAPDFVGDILWEHLEMLQKEDTKHSTVNGLISSFQESRYTSDYFSTYSIEHAQCVPPSEYSEPGFITESYQTLHPISSEDLLSLKYESEYPNVILRDTPINPLQAEYFSIKQEVVSPDNMCVGRISRGKLGGQDSFESIDSFESCDRLTQSWSSQSSFNSLQRVPSYDSFDSEDYPTALHGHKPKGTFKDYVRERSDLSKDKPVIPAAALAGYTGSGPIQLWQFLLELLTDKSCQSFISWTGDGWEFKLSDPDEVARRWGKRKNKPKMNYEKLSRGLRYYYDKNIIHKTSGKRYVYRFVCDLKSLLGYTPEELHAMLDVKPDTDE, from the exons ATGACGGCAGCTGTCGATATGAAGCCGACGTTAAGTATAATGAAATCGGAAAAAATGGACG atctGGATTGTGGGGATGTTCCCTTGCTCACTCCAGGGAGTAAAGAGATGATGTCACAGGCTTTGAAGGCCACTTTCAGTGGCTTCACCAAGGAGCAGCAGCGCTTGGGCATCCCTAAAG accCCAAGCAGTGGACCCAGGCTCAGGTTAGGGAATGGCTGACGTGGACAGTGAACGAATTCAGTCTGAAAAATGTGGATTTCCACAAATTCTGCATGAACGGAGCAAATCTGTGCGCACTGGGCAAAGAGCGTTTTCTGGACCTCGCTCCTGACTTTGTCGGTGATATCTTGTGGGAGCATTTAGAGATGCTGCAGAAAG AAGACACAAAACATTCGACTGTTAACGGCCTGATCTCCAGCTTCCAGGAATCCCGCTATACCTCAGATTATTTTTCTA cctATAGCATTGAGCATGCCCAGTGTGTGCCTCCCTCAGAGTATTCAGAGCCTGGCTTCATCACAGAGTCTTACCAGACCCTCCACCCAATCAGCTCAGAGGACCTGCTTTCACTCAAATACGAGAGTGAATACCCCAATGTTATCCTGAGGGACACGCCCATTAATCCACTGCAGGCAGAATATTTCTCCATCAAACAAGAGGTTGTTTCCCCTGACAACATGTGTGTGGGTCGCATCAGTAGAG gtaaacTTGGAGGTCAGGACTCCTTTGAGAGTATTGACAGTTTTGAGAGTTGTGATCGTCTGACGCAGTCCTGGAGCAGTCAGTCATCCTTTAACAGCCTGCAGCGCGTGCCATCCTATGATAGCTTTGACTCAGAGGACTATCCCACTGCCCTGCACGGACACAAACCCAAGGGCACCTTTAAGGACTACGTTAGGGAACGGTCGGACCTCAGCAAGGACAAACCTGTCATCCCCGCTGCTGCTCTGGCTGGATACACAG GCAGTGGACCCATCCAGCTGTGGCAGTTTCTCCTGGAGCTTCTGACAGACAAGTCCTGCCAGTCTTTCATCAGCTGGACGGGAGACGGCTGGGAATTCAAACTCTCCGACCCTGACGAG GTGGCACGGAGGTGggggaagaggaagaacaagCCTAAAATGAACTATGAGAAGCTGAGTCGTGGCCTGCGCTACTATTATGACAAAAACATCATCCACAAGACGTCAGGGAAACGCTATGTCTACCGCTTCGTCTGTGACTTAAAAAGTCTGCTAGGCTACACGCCCGAGGAACTCCACGCCATGCTGGACGTCAAGCCTGACACGGACgagtga
- the ets1 gene encoding protein C-ets-1 isoform X1: protein MSYYMDRVSSYPALHPTDRLGMMRQNAGLAVTMATQAQFLGPCHPQHMYPAKPLYGQDITLQEVPNSPEYCPVDLDCGDVPLLTPGSKEMMSQALKATFSGFTKEQQRLGIPKDPKQWTQAQVREWLTWTVNEFSLKNVDFHKFCMNGANLCALGKERFLDLAPDFVGDILWEHLEMLQKEDTKHSTVNGLISSFQESRYTSDYFSTYSIEHAQCVPPSEYSEPGFITESYQTLHPISSEDLLSLKYESEYPNVILRDTPINPLQAEYFSIKQEVVSPDNMCVGRISRGKLGGQDSFESIDSFESCDRLTQSWSSQSSFNSLQRVPSYDSFDSEDYPTALHGHKPKGTFKDYVRERSDLSKDKPVIPAAALAGYTGSGPIQLWQFLLELLTDKSCQSFISWTGDGWEFKLSDPDEVARRWGKRKNKPKMNYEKLSRGLRYYYDKNIIHKTSGKRYVYRFVCDLKSLLGYTPEELHAMLDVKPDTDE from the exons ATGAGTTACTACATGGATCGAGTTTCCTCCTACCCAGCCCTTCACCCCACTGATCGTCTAGGCATGATG AGGCAAAATGCTGGGTTAGCAGTTACTATGGCAACACAGGCTCAGTTTCTGGGACCCTGTCACCCTCAGCACATGTACCCTGCCAAGCCTCTTTATGGCCAGGACATCACCCTGCAGGAGGTGCCCAACAGCCCAGAGTACTGCCCCGTCG atctGGATTGTGGGGATGTTCCCTTGCTCACTCCAGGGAGTAAAGAGATGATGTCACAGGCTTTGAAGGCCACTTTCAGTGGCTTCACCAAGGAGCAGCAGCGCTTGGGCATCCCTAAAG accCCAAGCAGTGGACCCAGGCTCAGGTTAGGGAATGGCTGACGTGGACAGTGAACGAATTCAGTCTGAAAAATGTGGATTTCCACAAATTCTGCATGAACGGAGCAAATCTGTGCGCACTGGGCAAAGAGCGTTTTCTGGACCTCGCTCCTGACTTTGTCGGTGATATCTTGTGGGAGCATTTAGAGATGCTGCAGAAAG AAGACACAAAACATTCGACTGTTAACGGCCTGATCTCCAGCTTCCAGGAATCCCGCTATACCTCAGATTATTTTTCTA cctATAGCATTGAGCATGCCCAGTGTGTGCCTCCCTCAGAGTATTCAGAGCCTGGCTTCATCACAGAGTCTTACCAGACCCTCCACCCAATCAGCTCAGAGGACCTGCTTTCACTCAAATACGAGAGTGAATACCCCAATGTTATCCTGAGGGACACGCCCATTAATCCACTGCAGGCAGAATATTTCTCCATCAAACAAGAGGTTGTTTCCCCTGACAACATGTGTGTGGGTCGCATCAGTAGAG gtaaacTTGGAGGTCAGGACTCCTTTGAGAGTATTGACAGTTTTGAGAGTTGTGATCGTCTGACGCAGTCCTGGAGCAGTCAGTCATCCTTTAACAGCCTGCAGCGCGTGCCATCCTATGATAGCTTTGACTCAGAGGACTATCCCACTGCCCTGCACGGACACAAACCCAAGGGCACCTTTAAGGACTACGTTAGGGAACGGTCGGACCTCAGCAAGGACAAACCTGTCATCCCCGCTGCTGCTCTGGCTGGATACACAG GCAGTGGACCCATCCAGCTGTGGCAGTTTCTCCTGGAGCTTCTGACAGACAAGTCCTGCCAGTCTTTCATCAGCTGGACGGGAGACGGCTGGGAATTCAAACTCTCCGACCCTGACGAG GTGGCACGGAGGTGggggaagaggaagaacaagCCTAAAATGAACTATGAGAAGCTGAGTCGTGGCCTGCGCTACTATTATGACAAAAACATCATCCACAAGACGTCAGGGAAACGCTATGTCTACCGCTTCGTCTGTGACTTAAAAAGTCTGCTAGGCTACACGCCCGAGGAACTCCACGCCATGCTGGACGTCAAGCCTGACACGGACgagtga
- the ets1 gene encoding protein C-ets-1 isoform X2, translating to MSYYMDRVSSYPALHPTDRLGMMRQNAGLAVTMATQAQFLGPCHPQHMYPAKPLYGQDITLQEVPNSPEYCPVDLDCGDVPLLTPGSKEMMSQALKATFSGFTKEQQRLGIPKDPKQWTQAQVREWLTWTVNEFSLKNVDFHKFCMNGANLCALGKERFLDLAPDFVGDILWEHLEMLQKAYSIEHAQCVPPSEYSEPGFITESYQTLHPISSEDLLSLKYESEYPNVILRDTPINPLQAEYFSIKQEVVSPDNMCVGRISRGKLGGQDSFESIDSFESCDRLTQSWSSQSSFNSLQRVPSYDSFDSEDYPTALHGHKPKGTFKDYVRERSDLSKDKPVIPAAALAGYTGSGPIQLWQFLLELLTDKSCQSFISWTGDGWEFKLSDPDEVARRWGKRKNKPKMNYEKLSRGLRYYYDKNIIHKTSGKRYVYRFVCDLKSLLGYTPEELHAMLDVKPDTDE from the exons ATGAGTTACTACATGGATCGAGTTTCCTCCTACCCAGCCCTTCACCCCACTGATCGTCTAGGCATGATG AGGCAAAATGCTGGGTTAGCAGTTACTATGGCAACACAGGCTCAGTTTCTGGGACCCTGTCACCCTCAGCACATGTACCCTGCCAAGCCTCTTTATGGCCAGGACATCACCCTGCAGGAGGTGCCCAACAGCCCAGAGTACTGCCCCGTCG atctGGATTGTGGGGATGTTCCCTTGCTCACTCCAGGGAGTAAAGAGATGATGTCACAGGCTTTGAAGGCCACTTTCAGTGGCTTCACCAAGGAGCAGCAGCGCTTGGGCATCCCTAAAG accCCAAGCAGTGGACCCAGGCTCAGGTTAGGGAATGGCTGACGTGGACAGTGAACGAATTCAGTCTGAAAAATGTGGATTTCCACAAATTCTGCATGAACGGAGCAAATCTGTGCGCACTGGGCAAAGAGCGTTTTCTGGACCTCGCTCCTGACTTTGTCGGTGATATCTTGTGGGAGCATTTAGAGATGCTGCAGAAAG cctATAGCATTGAGCATGCCCAGTGTGTGCCTCCCTCAGAGTATTCAGAGCCTGGCTTCATCACAGAGTCTTACCAGACCCTCCACCCAATCAGCTCAGAGGACCTGCTTTCACTCAAATACGAGAGTGAATACCCCAATGTTATCCTGAGGGACACGCCCATTAATCCACTGCAGGCAGAATATTTCTCCATCAAACAAGAGGTTGTTTCCCCTGACAACATGTGTGTGGGTCGCATCAGTAGAG gtaaacTTGGAGGTCAGGACTCCTTTGAGAGTATTGACAGTTTTGAGAGTTGTGATCGTCTGACGCAGTCCTGGAGCAGTCAGTCATCCTTTAACAGCCTGCAGCGCGTGCCATCCTATGATAGCTTTGACTCAGAGGACTATCCCACTGCCCTGCACGGACACAAACCCAAGGGCACCTTTAAGGACTACGTTAGGGAACGGTCGGACCTCAGCAAGGACAAACCTGTCATCCCCGCTGCTGCTCTGGCTGGATACACAG GCAGTGGACCCATCCAGCTGTGGCAGTTTCTCCTGGAGCTTCTGACAGACAAGTCCTGCCAGTCTTTCATCAGCTGGACGGGAGACGGCTGGGAATTCAAACTCTCCGACCCTGACGAG GTGGCACGGAGGTGggggaagaggaagaacaagCCTAAAATGAACTATGAGAAGCTGAGTCGTGGCCTGCGCTACTATTATGACAAAAACATCATCCACAAGACGTCAGGGAAACGCTATGTCTACCGCTTCGTCTGTGACTTAAAAAGTCTGCTAGGCTACACGCCCGAGGAACTCCACGCCATGCTGGACGTCAAGCCTGACACGGACgagtga